The genomic region GCGGATGGCCGCAATGGACAACGCCACGCGCAATGCCGGCGAGCTCATCAACAAGCTGAACCTGCAATACAACCGTACCCGCCAGGCCAAGATCACCACCGAGCTTACGGAGATCATCTCCGGGGCCGAGGCGGTCTAGGGCAGCGGACCACACATATTAGAGAACGCCTCCTGCAAAGCGCAGGGGATTGGTAAAAGAGGCTGAGACGATCATGAGCAATCTCAAGGGCCGTATCGCACAGGTGACAGGCGCTGTTGTCGACGTGAAGTTCGAAGGCGGTCTGCCCCCCATCCTGAACGCGCTGGAAACCATGAATGGTGACCAGAAGCTGGTTCTGGAAGTGGCCCAGCACCTCGGCGAGAGCATGGTGCGCACCATCGCGATGGATGCCACGGAAGGTCTGCAGCGCGGCGGTGAAGTGACCGATCTGGGTTCGCCGATCACTGTGCCGGTCGGTCCGGGTACGCTCGGCCGCATCCTCAACGTCACCGGCGAGCCGATCGACGAGGCGGGCGATGTCGTGTTCGAAAAGCGCGCGCCGATCCACCGTCCGGCCCCGGAATTTGACGAGCAGTCCACCGAAGCGGAAATCCTGCCCACCGGCATCAAGGTCATCGACCTGCTCTGCCCCTACGCCAAGGGCGGCAAGATCGGCCTGTTCGGCGGCGCGGGCGTCGGCAAGACCGTGCTCATCCAGGAACTGATCAACAATATCGCCAAGCTGTTCGGCGGCTACTCCGTGTTTGCCGGCGTTGGCGAGCGCACCCGTGAAGGTAACGACCTTTACTGGGAGATGATCGAGTCCGGCGTGAACAAGGATCCGAAGGAAAACAACGGCTCCACCGAAGGTTCGCGCTGCGCCCTCGTGTTCGGCCAGATGAACGAGCCTCCCGGTGCGCGTGCCCGCGTGGCGCTCTCCGGCCTCGCGCAGGCGGAATATTTCCGCGATGAAGAGGGCAAGGACGTGCTCTTCTTCGTCGATAACATTTTCCGCTTTACCCAAGCTGGCGCCGAAGTGTCCGCGCTTCTGGGCCGTATCCCCTCGGCGGTGGGCTACCAGCCGACGCTGGCCACCGACATGGGTGCCCTGCAGGAGCGCATCACCTCGACCAATAAGGGCTCGATCACCTCTGTGCAGGCCGTTTACGTGCCGGCCGACGACCTGACCGACCCGGCCCCGGCCACGACCTTCTCCCACCTTGATGCAACGACGGTGCTCAACCGCGCCATCTCGGAAAAAGGCATCTACCCGGCCGTGGACCCGCTCGATTCCACCTCGCGCATTCTTGAGCCGCGCATTGTGGGTGAAGAGCACTATCAGACCGCCCGCCGCGTGCAGGAAATCCTTCAGCGCTACAAGGCTCTGCAGGACATCATCGCGATCCTGGGCATGGACGAGCTGTCTGAAGAAGACAAGCTGACCGTGGCCCGCGCCCGCAAGATCGAGCGCTTCCTCAGCCAGCCCTTCGACGTCGCCGAAGTGTTCACCGGCTCGCCGGGCATTCAGGTGCCGGTCGAGGAGACGGTCAAAGGCTTCAAGGCGATCTGCGATGGTGAGTATGACCATCTGCCGGAGCCGGCTTTCTACATGGTCGGCACCATTGAGGACGCCGTGAAGAAGGCGCAGAAACTGGCCGCCGAGGCGGCGTAGGCGTAACATGGCCGCAGGTCGCCCCATGCTGCGGATCGAGGACTGCGTCAATGACGTATGTCCCTGGTCGGGCAAGCCGGTGAGCGCAGATTCGCTCACCCTCTATCGCGGGGCGGTCGTCGGCTTCTGCAATCCCGGCTGCCGGGACAAGTTTGAAGCGGCAAGTAGCGCGTTCGACAGCGCGCTGGCTGCAAGGGACGAAGACAATGGCTGACAAGCTGCAATTCGACCTCGTTTCGCCTGAAGCACGCGTGTTCTCTGGCGAGGTGGATATGGTGGTTGTACCCGGCGCCGAAGGCGATTTCGGCGTGCTGGCGGGTCATGCACCCTTCATGGCCACGATCCGCACCGGCACGATCGACGTGCATGCCGAAAGCGGCGTCACCCGCATCTTCATCCATGGCGGATTTGCCGAAGTGACCCCGCAGGGCCTGACCATTCTGGCCGAGGAAACGGCCGAGCTCGCCACGCTCGATGCGGCCGATATCCGTCAGAAGCTGGAGGCCGCCCGCCTGCGCGCCAAGGATGCGGCTGACGATAGCGCGCGCGATCAGGCTGAAGCCGAGATCGCCAAGCTCGAGGCGATGCAGTCGGCTATGGAACTGGCCCACTAGGGCTTTTTTAGCAGCCTCTCAGCTTCTTGTGGCGACAGTATCCTTGCTGCCGGAAATGCTGGTGACTTCGTCAATCGCCTAAAATTCTGATCGCTCGTGACGAAGATATCGCGCTGGTGATACTCGTGAGCCCAGTATGCTTGGGCGTCTAGAATTCTATTGCGCCAATTTCGGTAAGATTTTGAACTGGTGTCATCTATATCAAGCCGTTCGGCATTAGCCCAGTCAGACCAGCTGTAGGTTGATGTTGGAAACAACACACTAAATATCTCTTCCTCCCGGCGGGCATCACCGGCACCCGCCCAAAGGCCATGGTGCCAAAAGCCCATGTCCCATCGAAGCAGGGGAGGCAGAATTTCGATGTGACCGAAGCCCAATCGATCCATCCGCGACCTAAAAGTTTCGAAGTCTGTGAGGTAGGTTCCGCTCTGTTGTCGTTCAGATGCGCTCGACGCGACGATGGCGACGTCAGCAGTTCTCAGCTTCGCTGATCGAACAAGATGTTCGATCGACGGTGCGCACGGTCTACTTTCGTCGACTTCGATGAGGCAATTGGTATCAAGTGTAAACTTAATCATTTGGGTATTGTTGTTGACCCAGTATGTTAGGCAAACGGCGCAAATGCCTTCGCCACTTCCACATACACCGCCCGCTTCCACGGAATGATGAGCTCTGGCACGCGCTCCAGCCTTTCCCAGCGGAAAGCTTCAAATTCCTGTGGCGGCACGGCGGTCAGATCGAAGTCGGCATCCGTGCCCAGAAAGCGGAAGGCAAACCAGCGCTGACGCTGGCCCTTCCAGTTCTTCTTGCGCAGCGCCAGCACTTCGGGCGGGAAGTCATAGGCCAGCCAGTGCTCGATACCGCCCAACAGCTCAACCTGATCGCCGCGGATTCCGGTTTCCTCGTATAGTTCACGATAAGCGGCGGCTTGCGGGTCTTCCCCGGCATCCATGCCCCCTTGCGGCCACTGCCAGATCCATTGCCCTGTTTCGCGGTAACGGCGGCCAACCCAGGTCAGCCCGTCCCGGTTGAACAGGACAATACCGGCATTGGGCCGGTAAGCGGCAAGCGCCGCCGGATCCTGCAGGGTGCTCATGTATCCTGCCCGGCGCGGTCCTCGCGGACATTGGCCACATGGGAGGCCGGTGCAAGCTGATAGCCGCGCCGCTCAAGGCCCTCTGCCCAGCTCTGCAGCGCCGAAACCGTGACCGGGTAGGCAAAGCCGGAGCCTAAGGAATGCCCGTTCTGGATGGCCAGCGCCTCCAGCTCCAGAAGCCTGGCATCTATCGCGCGCGCGCTGGGGTCAGCGTCAATCACCCGCTCGGCCAGCGTCAGCGTGGTGCCCGCCCGCGCGGCAGCGGCCGAGGCTGCGCCGGGGCGTCCGGCACCGTCATGGAAGATGGTCAGTCCGCGCCGGCCCGCCTCGCGGTAGATGCGCGCCAGCGCTGCCTCCGAACCGGAAAGGCGTGCGCCGAGATAGTTGGTAACGCCGAAATAGCCTGAAGAGCGTGAGAGCAGCCAGTGAAGGCGGCGCATATTCTCCGCTTCGCTGGCATCGGCCAGCAGGGTATGCGGGCCGGGATCATTATTGGGATAGTCGAACGGCTCCATGGGCAGTTCGATCATCACTTCGTGGCCGGCCGCGCGCGCCCGGTTCATCCAGCTTTGCAGATCACGCGCATAAGGCACAAAGGACAGGGTTATTTCCGGCGGCAGCGAGTCTATGGCTGCCTGCGTCAGGGATTCGCTTACCCCCAGCCCGCCGACAATCACCGCAATGACGGGCGTGCCAGGTTCTCCCTCAAATGGGCGTGCATAGGCCGTAGAGGGGCGCCGTCCATCGGCTGCGATAATGGGCAATGGCCCGCCCGGACCGTCTTCATAGAGGCCAGCATGGGGAACATTGGACACGCGCTGCAGCGCCAGTGCGCGCGCCGCATTGCTGCCCGGAGGCGGTTCCACCTCGCCGCCCAGCACGTCCTGCGTTTCGCGCACGCCAGGAAGGCTGAAACTCTCGTCCTCTTCGCCTTCGGCGAATATGGCCGGGCTTGCCGCCGGAACCTCGGCTACCTCGATAACCTCGTCTTCACCGGTGGGCCTGTCCAGCACTGCGCGCGCGGCTGTTCCGGTTTCAGGTGCAGGCGCGAAAAAGACGATGGCCGCAAACACCAGCCCGGCGCCCGCAAACAGGCAGGCAGCCGCGATAAGCGGATTGCGCAAAGGCGGCGTGTCGGATGTCTGGCGGGCGGGCATGGTGTCCGGTTTTGCCTGAACAGGTGAAGGCGTACTGACGAGCAGAACTCATCGGCACGCTGACATGCAAGACCATTCAATGCGCCGGGGTAAGGAAAGGTTAATGTCCGCGCAAGCCGGCAAGGCCGGTGCGGGTTTTACCGGCCCCCGCTCCCTGCGCGCGCTTCGCGCCGCTCCATCATGCTCGACAATTGCTCGATGGCGCGGTGAAGCTGGTAATCCTCATCTGCCGGCCAGTCTTCGGGCGGATACTCCATATCCTCGCGTTCGCGCCGTTCGGTCCCGCTCTCATGGGTCAGGGCATTGCGCAGATTGGCTTCGCTGAACCGGTTTGTCTCGCCTTCGCGCGGGCGGCGGAAGGCCACGGCGATATCCGGCTCCAGGCCGGTCGCCTGAATGGAGGTGCCAGAGGGCGTGTAATAGCGCGCCGTGGTCAGGCGCAGCGCCCCGTCGCGTCCGCCCCGCAGCGGAATGACGGTCTGCATGGACCCTTTGCCAAAGCTGTTGGTCCCCATCAGCACGCCGCGTTCCCGGTCGCGTATGGCGCCCGCGACAATCTCCGAGGCGCTGGCAGAGCCGGCATTGATAAGCACCACTATGGGCGCCCCGTCGAGAACATCGCCCGGGCGGGCATTGAAGCGATAGGTGTTGCGCGCATCGCGGCCGCGGGTGGAAACAACTTCCCCGCCACTCAGGAACAGGTCGGACACCGACACGGACTGATCGAGTAGACCGCCCGGATTGGACCGCAGGTCCAGAACCAGACCCGGCAGCGGGCCACCATAGGCTTCGCTCAGATCGTTGAGGGCCCGCATGGTGGCCTCGGTCGTATGTTCGTTGAATGTGGTGATACGCAAATAGGGGGTATTGTTGGCTTCCATGCGGTAGATCACCGAGCGCACTTCAATAATGGCGCGTACGATCGTTACGTCGAACGGCTCCACCCCGTCGCGCGCGATGGTAATCGTGACAGGTTCACCGGCCGGTCCGCGCATCCGCTCCACCGCCACATCAATACCCACGCCGATCATGGACTCGCCATCAACGGCGATGATGCGGTCCTCCGGCTCGATCCCGGCCCTGTCTGCAGGTGTTTCAGCGATGGGCGAGACGACGGTGACAAAGTCGTCACGCAGCGTCACCTCGATGCCCAGCCCGCCATATTCGCCCCGGGTGGACACTTGCATGTCCTGAAACGCATCGGCGTTGAGATAGGCCGAATGGGGATCGAGCGAGCCGAGCATGCCGTTAATGGCCGCCTCGATCAGCTCGACCTGGTCCGGGTCGCTGACATAGTCGGACTCGATCCGGCTCAATATGTCACCGAACAGTTCCAGTTGCCGGAAGGTCGCGTCCCGGCTCCGCTCTTCGCCCTGCGCCGAAACGGCCAAAGCCGCTGCGCCTATGCCAAAGGCGATGGCCGAAGCGATAATGTGCAAGCGCATGAATTCGTCCTGTCTGTCAGCGGACCCGATACTCGGCTCTTAGCCAATTTTCGGGGTTTTCGGCGGCTCCGGTACCCCGTCTTACTTCATAATATAGTCTCGGCGGCGGAATTTCACGCTCCGGCATGAGTCCGATCGGTTCTCCCGCCAGCACACTTTGCCCTTCCTCAGCATAAAGCAGGCCAATTCCGCCAAGAATAAGGGTGTAGCCGTCTGTCGTGTTTATCATCACCACCGCTTCAAAGCTCTGGAAGGGTCCGGCAAAAACCACCATTCCGTCAAACGGCGCTGACACCTGACCGCCGCTGCGTGCTTCCAGCCACAGCCCGTCGCGCCGGATTCCGTCCGGCCCAGGCTCGCCGGCCCGGCTGGCAATGCGTCCTTCTGCAGGCGGGCGCAGGCGTCCGCGCATATCGCCAAATCCCGGTCCGGAGGCCGCCGCCTCGACCGGCAGCGCCGAGAGCAGTGTCTCACCTTCCAGCATCGCGACATCCGCCATCATGGCGGCGCGCCGCTCACGCAAAGGTGATAGCCGGGGCGAGATATCGGCCAGCTGTGTGATCTCCTCCCAGAGCTGGCGCAGGGAGCGGGCCTCGGCGGCGATCCGGGCGGCCTGGCTGGCCAGATCACCCGCTTCGCGCCTTAGCGCCGTTTCAGCCTGACGCCGCTCCGCAATCAGCGCCTCCACCTGCGCCCGCACCGCCGCCAGCGCATCGCGGGCCGCCTCGACCGTCTCGCGCTGCCCGGACAGCTCTTCGCGCAGACGCGCCAGCGCCTCGATATCGCTGCGCAGCGCACTTGCGCGGCGCTCCAGCTCTGGGGCGATGGCGGCAAGAAGGCCGGCTGCGCGCGCTGCCTCGCTGGCATCATCAGGGCTGACGGCCAGCGCAGGCGGCGCGTTCATCTCCAATCTCTGCAAGGCGGCCAGCACGTCAGTCAGGCTTTGCCTCTCGCGGGCCAGCCGGGTGCGCAGCGCGTCCTCCTCCGCCTCCAGCTCGGCCAGCCGCGCCTCGGCGGCGTCCGCATCCGCCTCGCGGGCCTGTACCCGTGAGCCGGCTTCCACAAGGCGTGCCTGCAATTGCGCGATTTCCTGGCGCAGGGCATCGGCCTCTGCCTCGCGCGCTTCGCTGATGGCACGCGTCTCGCGGGCCGTTTCCTCCATCGCCTCGATCTCCTGGGGATCAGGCGGCGTCTGCAACAGGGCGATGGCAAGGAGGAGCGCGCTCATTGTGCCGGCCTTCAGTCCCGGTGATAGGGCGCGCCGGACAATAATGCGCTGGCCCGGTAAATCTGTTCTGCCAGCATGACGCGCACCAGCTTGTGCGGCCAGACCATGTGTCCCAAGGACAAAAGCCGCACACCGCCGGGCAGGAGGCTGTGGTCAAACCCGTCTGCGCCGCCGATGAGAAACTGCATCTCGCGCGCACCCTGATCGCGCTCGCGCCCGATCATCTGTGAAAACTCACGCGAATCCATCTGCTTGCCCCGTTCGTCCAGCGCGATGACCGGGCCGGACGTCAGGCCCTCCACAAGCGCGCGGGTTTCGGCAGCTGCGCCGGCCAAGGTGCGCGTGTCGAACTCGCGTTCATTGACCGGGCCAAGGCCGGTAGCGCGTCCATGATGATTGGCGCGCTCGATATAGCTGTCGACAAGCGTGCGCTCCGGCCCCGGCCGGATGCGGGAAATGGCGCGGATCTCGATGCGCAAGGCTGGCTCAGGCCGCCGTTTCCGGCGCCCCGTCCCACATCTTTTCCAGATCGTAGAAGCTGCGCACTTCCGGGCGGAAGAGGTGGATGATCACATCCCCGGCATCAATCAGTACCCAGTCGGCGGCCTGCAGGCCCTCGACCTTCACATTGCCGTGTCCGCCCTCTTTGAGCGCACGCATCAAATGGTCGGCCAGCGCGCCGACATGACGGTTTGACCGCCCGCTCGCGATGACCACGAAGTCGGTGACGGGCGATTTGCCGGTCAGGTCTATGGATACGATGTCCTCTGCCTTGTCGTCGTCGAGTGTTTTGACGACGAGGGCCTCGAGAGCTTCACTTTGCTCCCGGCCGCCTTTCAGGCTTACCGGGGCGGGCGCAGTATCATTGCGTTGGCGTTCGACGGGCAGTGCCGGAGCTCCTGTTGTTTGGGCGGGACCAGTAAAATCAGTCTAGCACGCTTCGCCCGCTGGTTCGAGCCAGTGGATGGAAAAGGGTTCACGCGCCGAAACCCAGGCCTTGCGCGAGCGCAGACCCGCCTTGGCAGCCAGGTCTTGGAAGGTTTCCAGCGTGAACTTGTGGGAGTTTTCCATGTGGATGGTTTCGTCCTTGCGGATCACGAAGCGCTCCCCGCCGACCGTGAAATGCATGTCACGCCTGGCTACCAGATACATCTCCACACGTGAGCGGTAGGGGTTCCAGAGTGCCCGGTACTGCAGGCCATCAGCATCGATATCGCCGTCCAGCTCGCGATTGATCCGGGCGATGAGATTGAGGTTGAAAGCCGCCGTTACCCCGGCCTCATCATCATAGGCCGCCTCCAGCGCTTCGGAGGCTTTGCGCATGTCCGCCCCGATCAGCAGCGCATCGCCCTCGCGCAGCCAGCCGCGCAGGGTCTTCAAGAGGGCGAGTGCATCAATCAGCTCGAAATTGCCAATCGTCGAGCCGGGAAAGAATACCAGCCGCCGGCCCGCATGGGCCTTGGCCGATAGCGGCAGGGCCGCCACATCAAGGCTCTGGGTGAAATCATGGCACAGCGCGCCAATCTCCAGCGACGGATAATCAGCAGCCAGCGCCTCGCACGCGCTTCGCACATGGTCGCCGGATATATCCATGCCGACATAGGCGCTGGGGCTATCGAGCGCATCGAGCAGCGTACGGATTTTCACGCTGGACCCGGCACCGGGCTCCAGCACCAGCGCGCCTTCGCCCGCCAGTTCACGCAGTTCCGGACCGATAGTGCGCATCAGCTCCAGCTCGGTGCCGGTGACATAGTATTCGGGCTGCTCGGTGATCGCGTCGAACAGGCGCGAGCCTTCCTCGTCATAATAGTATTTGGGTGGAAGCGCCTTTTGCGGCTTTGACAGGCCAGCCAGAATATCGGCGCGGAAATCGGCCGCCGGTGGATGCATGTCCTCAAAGAAGGACAGGCCGCCTGTCTGGCTGGGCATCTTGCGGGGCTCGGTCATGGAAGGTCTGGGGGTCGCTTCGTACGAGGGCTGCTACCGCCCCCGGCGCAGGAGCGAGGACGCCTCAGCATGTAATGGCGCGGTGATATATGTCCACCCCGGCGCGCCCTGTTTCACGAGCGCGCGCGCCGCCACCGGCTGAACACGTGCGCCCGCCAGATGGCGCGCGGCCCGCCCGAGGCGCCATTTGAGCGGTGTGCCGCCCCGCGCGATCACGCAGATCGGCACGCGCGCGGCAATCTCGCGCCAATCACTCCAGCGGTGAAAGCTGCCAAGCCCGTCCGCGCCCATGATCCAGACAAAGCGGACCTGCGGATGCCGCTTTGTCAGATGACGGATGATATCGATCGTGTAGCGGGTGCCCAGCCGGTCCTCGATCGTGCTGACGACATGGCCCGGCTCCGGGATCAGCGCCGAAACGGCGTCTGCCCGCGCTTGCAGTCTGGCAGGCGCATCGGCTTTGAGCGGGTTATGGGGCGCGACCAGCCACCATACCGCATCAAGGCCCAGCCGCTTTCTGGCCGTCAGGGCGACATGGCGGTGACCGGCATGGGGCGGATCGAAACTGCCTCCGTACAGCCCCACCGTCATGCCCGGCGCAAGCATCTCCGCCTTGCCGGCAGCAAAGCGGGCTGTGGCGGGCCGCTGGCTCATGGCGTCCAGCTATCCTCCTCGCCGCCGCGCGCCAGGCGCTCTGCCTCGGCCTTGTCGGCGGCGCGCTGGCCCTCAATGGCTGCCTCGATCCGGTAAAGCAGCGGACGCATGTTCTCGCCCGTGACGGCTGACACGACCGCGATCTCGCCCTCTGCCCGGTCCGCGAGCTGAGCCTTCAGCTCTTCAAGCCGTTCAGGGCTGACGGTTTCCATCTTGGAGAGAACCAGAATCTCCGATTTCTCCGTCAGGCCGCCGCCATAGGCTGCCAGCTCGCCGCGTACCACATCATAGGCCGCCACCGGGTCTTCCCCGCCCGCATCGACCAGATGGACCAGCGTCGCGCAGCGCTCGATATGGCCAAGGAAACGATCGCCAATCCCGGCGCCCTCATGGGCGCCCTCGATCAGGCCGGGAATGTCAGCGAGCACAAAGCGCTTGCCCTCGCCCGTGTCCACGACGCCCAGATTGGGGTGCAGCGTGGTGAAGGGATAGGCGGCAATTTTCGGATTGGCCCGGCTGCAGGCCGAGAGGAAGGTGGACTTGCCCGCATTGGGCAGGCCGATCAGCCCGGCATCGGCGATCAGTTTAAGGCGCAGCCACAGCCAGCGCTCCTCGCCCTCCTCGCCGGGCTGGGCATGGCGCGGGGCCTGCTGGCGCGATGTCTTGAAATGGGCATTGCCCTTGCCGCCGCGCCCGCCGCGCGCCAGCAACACCTTCATGCCCTCCTCGGTGAGGTCGGCCAGCACTTCCTCATTATTCTCGTCGAGAATCTGGGTGCCTACCGGCACTTTCAGGATGATGTCCTCGCCATCAGCGCCGGTGCGGTTCGCGCCCGCGCCATTAATGCCGCGCTGGGCCTTGAAATGCTGCTTGTAGCGGTAGTCGATGAGCGTATTGAGCCCGTCCACGGCCTCGGCCCAGACATCGCCGCCCTTGCCGCCATCCCCGCCATCCGGCCCGCCAAACTCGACATATTTCTCCCGGCGGAACGACACACATCCCGGTCCGCCATAGCCTGACGCGATAAAGACTTTGACCTGATCAAGAAACTTCATGGGGTATGTGCAATCTGCAATGAGGGGGCAAGGGCCCGGTTATAGCGTGGGAAGGGCGGCGCGCACCATGCGCGGGCAGGGGGCCGATGCCATGCGGCCCGATGAGAACGCAATCGGCACCTCGCCGGTATAGACAAAGCCGCATTTCTCCAGAATGCGGCCCGATGCCGGATTGTCGGCATAGTGGCCTGCGACAATGGGGGCAATGCCTGCCAGGTCGGCCGCGTTCAGCAATAGCTGCGCTGCTTCACTGGCATAGCCCTGGCTCCAATAGGGTTCG from Glycocaulis abyssi harbors:
- a CDS encoding murein hydrolase activator EnvC encodes the protein MSALLLAIALLQTPPDPQEIEAMEETARETRAISEAREAEADALRQEIAQLQARLVEAGSRVQAREADADAAEARLAELEAEEDALRTRLARERQSLTDVLAALQRLEMNAPPALAVSPDDASEAARAAGLLAAIAPELERRASALRSDIEALARLREELSGQRETVEAARDALAAVRAQVEALIAERRQAETALRREAGDLASQAARIAAEARSLRQLWEEITQLADISPRLSPLRERRAAMMADVAMLEGETLLSALPVEAAASGPGFGDMRGRLRPPAEGRIASRAGEPGPDGIRRDGLWLEARSGGQVSAPFDGMVVFAGPFQSFEAVVMINTTDGYTLILGGIGLLYAEEGQSVLAGEPIGLMPEREIPPPRLYYEVRRGTGAAENPENWLRAEYRVR
- the egtD gene encoding L-histidine N(alpha)-methyltransferase; this encodes MTEPRKMPSQTGGLSFFEDMHPPAADFRADILAGLSKPQKALPPKYYYDEEGSRLFDAITEQPEYYVTGTELELMRTIGPELRELAGEGALVLEPGAGSSVKIRTLLDALDSPSAYVGMDISGDHVRSACEALAADYPSLEIGALCHDFTQSLDVAALPLSAKAHAGRRLVFFPGSTIGNFELIDALALLKTLRGWLREGDALLIGADMRKASEALEAAYDDEAGVTAAFNLNLIARINRELDGDIDADGLQYRALWNPYRSRVEMYLVARRDMHFTVGGERFVIRKDETIHMENSHKFTLETFQDLAAKAGLRSRKAWVSAREPFSIHWLEPAGEAC
- the obgE gene encoding GTPase ObgE; this translates as MKFLDQVKVFIASGYGGPGCVSFRREKYVEFGGPDGGDGGKGGDVWAEAVDGLNTLIDYRYKQHFKAQRGINGAGANRTGADGEDIILKVPVGTQILDENNEEVLADLTEEGMKVLLARGGRGGKGNAHFKTSRQQAPRHAQPGEEGEERWLWLRLKLIADAGLIGLPNAGKSTFLSACSRANPKIAAYPFTTLHPNLGVVDTGEGKRFVLADIPGLIEGAHEGAGIGDRFLGHIERCATLVHLVDAGGEDPVAAYDVVRGELAAYGGGLTEKSEILVLSKMETVSPERLEELKAQLADRAEGEIAVVSAVTGENMRPLLYRIEAAIEGQRAADKAEAERLARGGEEDSWTP
- a CDS encoding S41 family peptidase; this translates as MRLHIIASAIAFGIGAAALAVSAQGEERSRDATFRQLELFGDILSRIESDYVSDPDQVELIEAAINGMLGSLDPHSAYLNADAFQDMQVSTRGEYGGLGIEVTLRDDFVTVVSPIAETPADRAGIEPEDRIIAVDGESMIGVGIDVAVERMRGPAGEPVTITIARDGVEPFDVTIVRAIIEVRSVIYRMEANNTPYLRITTFNEHTTEATMRALNDLSEAYGGPLPGLVLDLRSNPGGLLDQSVSVSDLFLSGGEVVSTRGRDARNTYRFNARPGDVLDGAPIVVLINAGSASASEIVAGAIRDRERGVLMGTNSFGKGSMQTVIPLRGGRDGALRLTTARYYTPSGTSIQATGLEPDIAVAFRRPREGETNRFSEANLRNALTHESGTERREREDMEYPPEDWPADEDYQLHRAIEQLSSMMERREARAGSGGR
- a CDS encoding RNA pyrophosphohydrolase, which produces MSTLQDPAALAAYRPNAGIVLFNRDGLTWVGRRYRETGQWIWQWPQGGMDAGEDPQAAAYRELYEETGIRGDQVELLGGIEHWLAYDFPPEVLALRKKNWKGQRQRWFAFRFLGTDADFDLTAVPPQEFEAFRWERLERVPELIIPWKRAVYVEVAKAFAPFA
- the atpD gene encoding F0F1 ATP synthase subunit beta — translated: MSNLKGRIAQVTGAVVDVKFEGGLPPILNALETMNGDQKLVLEVAQHLGESMVRTIAMDATEGLQRGGEVTDLGSPITVPVGPGTLGRILNVTGEPIDEAGDVVFEKRAPIHRPAPEFDEQSTEAEILPTGIKVIDLLCPYAKGGKIGLFGGAGVGKTVLIQELINNIAKLFGGYSVFAGVGERTREGNDLYWEMIESGVNKDPKENNGSTEGSRCALVFGQMNEPPGARARVALSGLAQAEYFRDEEGKDVLFFVDNIFRFTQAGAEVSALLGRIPSAVGYQPTLATDMGALQERITSTNKGSITSVQAVYVPADDLTDPAPATTFSHLDATTVLNRAISEKGIYPAVDPLDSTSRILEPRIVGEEHYQTARRVQEILQRYKALQDIIAILGMDELSEEDKLTVARARKIERFLSQPFDVAEVFTGSPGIQVPVEETVKGFKAICDGEYDHLPEPAFYMVGTIEDAVKKAQKLAAEAA
- a CDS encoding 23S rRNA (pseudouridine(1915)-N(3))-methyltransferase RlmH: MRIEIRAISRIRPGPERTLVDSYIERANHHGRATGLGPVNEREFDTRTLAGAAAETRALVEGLTSGPVIALDERGKQMDSREFSQMIGRERDQGAREMQFLIGGADGFDHSLLPGGVRLLSLGHMVWPHKLVRVMLAEQIYRASALLSGAPYHRD
- a CDS encoding glutathione S-transferase, coding for MAAGRPMLRIEDCVNDVCPWSGKPVSADSLTLYRGAVVGFCNPGCRDKFEAASSAFDSALAARDEDNG
- a CDS encoding F0F1 ATP synthase subunit epsilon, which translates into the protein MADKLQFDLVSPEARVFSGEVDMVVVPGAEGDFGVLAGHAPFMATIRTGTIDVHAESGVTRIFIHGGFAEVTPQGLTILAEETAELATLDAADIRQKLEAARLRAKDAADDSARDQAEAEIAKLEAMQSAMELAH
- the rsfS gene encoding ribosome silencing factor, with the translated sequence MKGGREQSEALEALVVKTLDDDKAEDIVSIDLTGKSPVTDFVVIASGRSNRHVGALADHLMRALKEGGHGNVKVEGLQAADWVLIDAGDVIIHLFRPEVRSFYDLEKMWDGAPETAA
- a CDS encoding nicotinate-nucleotide adenylyltransferase: MSQRPATARFAAGKAEMLAPGMTVGLYGGSFDPPHAGHRHVALTARKRLGLDAVWWLVAPHNPLKADAPARLQARADAVSALIPEPGHVVSTIEDRLGTRYTIDIIRHLTKRHPQVRFVWIMGADGLGSFHRWSDWREIAARVPICVIARGGTPLKWRLGRAARHLAGARVQPVAARALVKQGAPGWTYITAPLHAEASSLLRRGR
- a CDS encoding divergent polysaccharide deacetylase family protein, with the translated sequence MPARQTSDTPPLRNPLIAAACLFAGAGLVFAAIVFFAPAPETGTAARAVLDRPTGEDEVIEVAEVPAASPAIFAEGEEDESFSLPGVRETQDVLGGEVEPPPGSNAARALALQRVSNVPHAGLYEDGPGGPLPIIAADGRRPSTAYARPFEGEPGTPVIAVIVGGLGVSESLTQAAIDSLPPEITLSFVPYARDLQSWMNRARAAGHEVMIELPMEPFDYPNNDPGPHTLLADASEAENMRRLHWLLSRSSGYFGVTNYLGARLSGSEAALARIYREAGRRGLTIFHDGAGRPGAASAAAARAGTTLTLAERVIDADPSARAIDARLLELEALAIQNGHSLGSGFAYPVTVSALQSWAEGLERRGYQLAPASHVANVREDRAGQDT